In the Podospora bellae-mahoneyi strain CBS 112042 chromosome 4, whole genome shotgun sequence genome, one interval contains:
- a CDS encoding hypothetical protein (COG:L; EggNog:ENOG503NZSW) produces the protein MKATNMSYNSRRQQSKHGYDSQSRDYRHGNDRNNRDRSSRARVSSPPPRRDYRDNGDSYRPPSPSSNSYGHSKHNGYDSRSSYGAPAPAPPAYNPPPQPSYPPPLGVDNYRMPQTDFTFRVEKPVGLQQEPDSYRPQNNRRPRNDRGPQGGRGGRDFRSGPGARGRLGRGGKFRQPWRPFVAAERDLLHTDHNVGDEQAFFDEQGGVTYRNLDELSDSEEAEMDISGDEENSDAEPSSKRARVSIDQSAADDVPKWSNPDPYTALPPETSGQKKKDVVQLIRKARVQAKETRTSLPSEAADFISLDFDDSDDGHDSEDSEHIKESDLVSTRKPGLESAPAAKDTTLPHKDTGSGRQSRVPVLMPDPTPAALGSRKRTHDDQIKMPHTRIKRPAKAPLGGHIIPEWRALPHTSATPWLRMDNSDSKDPIVWLHKEIVDFYDYIKPREFEQHLRHDLVQRMRSFCRRYWRDSDMQPFGSFPSGLYLPTGDMDMVMVSDSYLHGGPAKYNLKKHLWQFKSFLLREGLAWEDDIEVITRAKVPLTKFVDQKTGLKVDISFENSTGITAIETFLAWKDMYPGMPALVTLIKHFLLMRGLNEPVNGGIGGFSVICLVVSMLQMMPEVQSGAMDTRRHLGDLLMHFFDLYGNKFDYQNVAIRLDPPGYIRKTQVDSFAYKNYDRLSIIDPNNEENDISGGSSNTGSIFALFARAHDDLRHKMRSLAEDPRRGKGSILGVIMGGNYSSFEEQRSFLESLANQQPGSPLPTRPRSHQQTHHQSHQSHPTHQSHHTSDRRRNARGSRRRP, from the exons ATGAAGGCGACCAACATGTCCTACAACTCACGGCGACAACAGTCGAAACACGGCTACGACAGCCAGTCGCGCGATTATCGCCACGGCAATGATCGCAACAACCGTGACCGCTCCTCGCGTGCCCGCGTTTCGTCCCCCCCGCCCCGCCGAGACTACAGGGACAACGGCGACTCTTATCGCCCTCCCAGTCCCTCATCGAACAGTTATGGCCATTCAAAGCACAACGGATACGACTCCCGCTCGTCCTACGGAGCCCCCGCACCCGCGCCGCCAGCAtacaatcctcctcctcagccctcGTATCCGCCCCCGCTGGGTGTCGACAACTACCGTATGCCGCAAACCGACTTCACCTTTCGAGTAGAGAAACCTGTCGGACTGCAGCAGGAGCCGGACTCTTACCGGCCCCAGAACAACCGCAGACCTCGCAATGATCGGGGGCCTCAAGGTGGCCGTGGAGGGCGTGATTTCCGCAGCGGCCCAGGCGCCCGAGGTCGTCTAGGCCGAGGTGGGAAGTTTCGCCAACCATGGCGACCATTTGTGGCTGCCGAGCGAGATCTTCTTCACACCGACCACAATGTTGGTGACGAGCAAGCATTCTTTGACGAGCAAGGCGGCGTAACATACAGAAATCTGGACGAGCTCTCAGATAGCgaagaggccgagatggatATCTCTGGTGACGAAGAGAACAGCGACGCTGAACCCTCCAGCAAACGAGCCCGGGTTTCGATCGACCAGTCGGCTGCCGATGATGTGCCAAAGTGGTCCAACCCCGACCCTTACACAGCTTTGCCGCCGGAGACTTCTggccaaaagaagaaagacgTTGTGCAACTGATCCGCAAGGCCCGTGTTCAGGCTAAGGAGACCAGGACATCACTCCCTAGTGAGGCTGCTGACTTCATCTCCCTTGACTTTGATGACAGTGACGATGGCCATGACAGCGAGGACAGCGAGCATATCAAGGAATCCGATCTGGTATCTACACGCAAGCCAGGGCTGGAGAGTGCCCCTGCAGCCAAGGACACAACTCTCCCCCACAAGGATACTGGTTCTGGTAGGCAATCTAGAGTTCCGGTTCTGATGCCCGATCCCACACCTGCTGCGTTGGGTAGCCGAAAACGCACGCATGACGATCAGATAAAAATGCCCCATACAAGGATCAAGAGACCGGCCAAGGCGCCCTTGGGGGGGCACATCATCCCGGAATGGCGAGCACTTCCTCATACATCAGCTACTCCTTGGTTACGAATGGACAACTCAGATTCGAAAGATCCCATAGTCTG GCTTCACAAGGAGATCGTGGATTTTTATGACTATATCAAACCCCGAGAATTTGAGCAGCACCTCCGTCATGATCTGGTGCAACGGATGAGATCATTCTGTCGCCGATACTGGCGTGACTCGGACATGCAACCTTTTGGCTCGTTTCCATCTGGCCTCTACCTCCCAACCGGTGACATGGACATGGTCATGGTATCCGACAGCTACCTGCACGGCGGGCCTGCGAAATACAACTTGAAGAAGCATCTCTGGCAATTCAAGAGCTTTCTTTTGAGAGAAGGATTGGCTTGGGAAGATGATATCGAAGTCATTACGAGAGCTAAAGTCCCACTGACCAAGTTTGTTGACCAGAAAACAGGCCTCAAGGTTGACATCTCGTTCGAGAACAGCACGGGAATCACTGCTATTGAAACGTTCTTGGCCTGGAAAGACATGTATCCGGGAATGCCTGCGTTGGTGACTCTGATCAAGCATTTCCTGTTGATGCGAGGTCTCAATGAACCGGTGAATGGTGGAATCGGTGGCTTCTCGGTTATTTGCCTCGTCGTGAGCATGCTCCAGATGATGCCCGAAGTGCAGAGCGGGGCTATGGACACGCGCCGTCACCTCGGTGACCTACTGATGCACTTTTTCGACTTGTACGGAAACAAGTTTGACTACCAGAACGTTGCCATTCGCCTCGACCCGCCCGGCTATATCAGAAAG ACTCAAGTGGACTCGTTTGCATATAAGAATTACGACCGGCTCTCCATCATTGACCCCAACAATGAAGAGAATGACATCTCAGGCGGGTCCAGCAACACAGGCAGCATTTTCGCCTTGTTCGCCCGGGCTCACGACGATCTGCGACACAAGATGCGGTCCCTGGCAGAGGATCCTCGCAGAGGAAAGGGCAGCATTCTCGGTGTCATCATGGGGGGCAACTACTCGAGCTTTGAAGAGCAGCGCAGTTTCCTGGAGAGTTTGGCTAACCAGCAGCCGGGATCGCCGCTTCCAACAAGACCCCGATCTCACCAGCAAACTCATCATCAGTCTCATCAGTCGCACCCAACGCATCAGTCTCATCATACTTCCGACCGTCGCCGCAATGCTCGAGGTAGCAGGAGGCGGCCCTGA
- the HGT1_1 gene encoding high affinity glucose transporter (COG:P; EggNog:ENOG503NVJ9), with protein sequence MVKNLVVLDQPTALLQRCRGCSDTMYQASNVYFICGFAAIGGALFGFDISSLSGTLGTQAYKRYFYNPVSYTQGGITASMPAGSLLGSLVSSFLADKYSRKVALQISCVLWIIGSILMTASQNVPMLCIGRAVCGFSVGIASAIVPVYQSEIAPKEIRGRVVSLQQWAITWGILIQYFIQFGAAHGTGGGPSDPDQPTAAFRIPWGIQMVPAVILFVGLFFFPYSPRWLASKDRWEEALQVLANLHGKGNARHPKVLAQYQEIEDALKFEREQAVSSFKALIEPRMLKRVALGMSIQMWSQLCGMNIMMYYIVYIMEGAQIASPLATASIQYVINVVMTLPAILFLDKWGRRPSLIYGSFGMMTWLFISGALQQYYGQPNTEETRTPDNSDITWIVINNRPVSSAIVSCSYLFVATFATTWGPVSWTYPAEIFPSKIRAKAVSLSTSANWFWNMVLAFAVPPLLWNISYKMYYIFAAFNGAAFIHMALMAPETKGFTLEEMDEVFDSGRPAWKKFGRRSRLEELEREIERGNVKVSVPAGGRPVAGDPEQGVELKKVATPPAGTPIS encoded by the exons ATGGTCAAAAATTTGGTTGTGCTTGATCAACCGACAGCACTTCTTCAGCGGTGTCGAGGCTGTTCAGACACCATGTATCAGGCAAGCAATGTTTACTTTATATGCGGGTTTGCCGCCattg GAGGCGCCCTCTTCGGCTTCGACATCTCGTCTCTGTCGGGCACCTTAGGCACCCAAGCCTACAAGCGCTACTTCTACAACCCAGTTTCATACACACAGGGAGGCATCACCGCCTCCATGCCCGCTGGGTCCTTGCTGGGATCTCTCGTCTCGTCGTTCCTGGCGGATAAGTACTCGCGCAAGGTGGCGCTACAGATCTCTTGCGTGCTATGGATTATCGGTTCCATCCTCATGACGGCCTCCCAAAATGTTCCGATGCTGTGTATAGGCAGGGCGGTGTGCGGTTTCTCGGTTGGCATCGCGTCGGCGATTGTGCCAGTGTACCAGAGCGAGATTGCGCCCAAGGAGATCAGGGGCAGAGTAGTGAGCTTGCAACAATGGGCTATCACATGGGGTATCTTGAT TCAATATTTCATCCAGTTCGGAGCTGCTCATGGCACTGGAGGTGGACCAAGCGATCCCGATCAACCAACCGCCGCCTTCCGAATCCCATGGGGCATTCAAATGGTGCCTGCTgtcatcctcttcgtcggtctcttcttcttcccttaCAGTCCTCGTTGGTTGGCGTCCAAGGATCGATGGGAGGAGGCTCTCCAGGTTTTGGCGAACCTACATGGGAAGGGAAATGCTCGCCATCCCAAGGTACTGGCGCAGTATCAGGAGATTGAAGATGCCTTGAAGTTTGAGAGAGAGCAGGCTGTGTCTTCATTCAAAGCCCTCATTGAGCCAaggatgttgaagagggtggcACTGGGCATGAGTATTCAGATGTGGTCTCAGCTGTGTGGCATGAACATCATGAT GTACTATATCGTCTACATCATGGAAGGCGCCCAGATTGCCTCTCCTTTGGCTACAGCATCGATTCAATACGTTATCAACGTGGTGATGACCCTACCggccatcctcttcctcgatAAATGGGGCCGTCGTCCCTCCCTGATCTATGGATCATTCGGCATGATGACCTGGCTGTTCATTTCTGGTGCCCTGCAACAATATTACGGACAGCCCAACACGGAGGAGACGAGAACGCCCGACAACAGCGACATCACCTGGATTGTTATTAACAACCGGCCTGTTTCGTCCGCCATTGTCTCGTGCTCGTACTTGTTTGTCGCTACATTCGCCACAACTTGGGGTCCTGTCTCGTGGACCTACCCAGCGGAGATTTTCCCGTCCAAGATCCGTGCCAAAGCTGTTTCGCTTTCAACATCGGCTAATTGGTTCTGGAACATGGTACTTGCCTTTGCCGTGCCGCCGCTGTTGTGGAACATCTCTTACAAAATGTACTACATCTTTGCTGCGTTTAACGGGGCGGCTTTCATCCACATGGCACTGATGGCGCCGGAGACGAAGGGGTTCACactggaggagatggatgaggtGTTTGACTCGGGGAGGCCAGCTTGGAAAAAGTTTGGTAGGAGAAgcaggttggaggagttggagagagagattGAGAGGGGGAATGTCAAGGTCTCGGTGCCTGCCGGTGGTCGACCCGTGGCCGGCGATCCAGAGCAGGGCGTtgagttgaagaaggtggctACTCCTCCGGCTGGAACCCCTATCTCATGA
- a CDS encoding hypothetical protein (EggNog:ENOG503NVMZ; COG:C), with the protein MSGPPKTQALIDSLANSKCEYRRLGQSGLRISVPIFGCMSFGDSRAMSWAVDEEKALPLLKAAYDRGLNTWDTANMYCNGASEVLIGKALKQYDIPRHKVIIMTKCFWAVGEEIELAAWQNNKEMVTKSKDYVNQGGLSRAAIFNQVEASLKRLDTDYIDLLQIHRFDPETPIEETMKALHDLVQSGKVRYLGASSMWATQFARMQFCAERNSWTKFVSMQNHYNLLYREEEREMNRFCNDTGVGLIPWAPLCRGHLARRLDQFGSTDRSKGEKDNQPGAHGTVEPDITIIKRAIELADKHEWPISHVALAWINKRVASPIVGFNSIERMEEVLSANGKVLTEEEEKYLEELYQPKAIQGHA; encoded by the exons ATGAGCGGCCCTCCTAAGACGCAGGCTCTCATCGACTCTCTCGCTAACTCAAAATGTGAATACCGCCGCCTAGGCCAGTCAGGCCTCCGGATCTCGGTCCCTATCTTCGGCTGCATGTCTTTCGGCGACTCCCGCGCCATGAGCTGGGCAGTCGACGAGGAAAaggccctccccctcctcaaagcAGCCTACGACCGCGGACTCAACACCTGGGACACGGCCAACATGTACTGCAACGGCGCCTCTGAAGTCCTCATTGGGAAAGCCCTCAAGCAGTACGACATCCCCCGCCACaaagtcatcatcatgaccaaGTGCTTCTGGGCAGTCGGCGAAGAAATCGAGCTTGCCGCCTGGCAGAACAATAAGGAGATGGTGACCAAGTCCAAGGACTACGTCAACCAGGGTGGTCTGTCAAGAGCGGCGATTTTCAACCAGGTCGAGGCGAGCTTGAAGAGGCTGGATACGGATTACATTGATCTGCTGCAGATCCACCGCTTCGATCCTGAGACGCCCATCGAGGAGACGATGAAGGCGCTGCACGATCTTGTGCAGAGCGGGAAGGTGAGGTATTTGGGAGCGAGCAGCATGTGGGCGACGCAGTTTGCAAGGATGCAGTTTTGTGCCGAGAGAAACAGTTGGACCAAGTTTGTCTCGATGCAAAATCACTACAACTTGCTGTATCGTGAAGAGGAAAGGGAGATGAACAGGTTCTGCAACGACACCGGGGTGGGATTGATTCCATGGGCGCCGTTATGCAGGGGCCATTTGGCCCGGAGGCTGGATCAGTTTGGATCGACGGATAGGAgtaagggggagaaggataACCAGCCTGGGGCCCATGGTACAGTCGAGCCTGACATTACTATTATCAAAAGGGCCATTGAGTTGGCGGACAAGCATGAGTGGCCT ATTTCCCACGTTGCATTGGCTTGGATCAACAAAAGAGTTGCCAGTCCCATTGTCGGGTTCAACAGCATTGAAcggatggaggaggtgctttCTGCCAACGGCAAGGTGTtaacggaggaggaggagaagtaTCTTGAAGAACTCTACCAGCCAAAGGCTATCCAAGGCCACGCTTAG